The following proteins come from a genomic window of Pyxidicoccus sp. MSG2:
- a CDS encoding response regulator, producing the protein MQSPRPRALIVDDNVFFARNLGAFLEAEGWDVQIVNHALHALGTLKSGPPPHLLMLDLDLPDISGWGIYGELLLNPAFPKVPVIIVSRATWLPQDVPLSGILAMVEAPSSPSAWEHFRGVVRPILQARAEQVRSDGGLA; encoded by the coding sequence ATGCAGTCGCCGCGCCCTCGCGCCCTCATCGTGGACGACAACGTCTTCTTCGCCCGAAACCTGGGCGCGTTCCTCGAGGCCGAGGGCTGGGACGTGCAGATCGTGAATCACGCGCTGCACGCGCTCGGAACCCTGAAGTCAGGCCCGCCACCGCATCTGCTCATGCTGGACCTGGACCTGCCGGACATCAGCGGCTGGGGCATCTACGGCGAGCTGCTGCTCAACCCGGCGTTTCCGAAGGTGCCCGTCATCATCGTGTCGCGCGCGACGTGGCTCCCGCAGGACGTGCCCCTCTCGGGCATCCTCGCGATGGTGGAAGCGCCCTCCAGCCCGAGCGCCTGGGAGCACTTCCGCGGCGTGGTGCGCCCCATCCTCCAGGCCCGCGCGGAGCAGGTGCGTTCCGACGGGGGCCTGGCATGA
- a CDS encoding MXAN_5187 family protein: MVRLKFLVFAFLVIGLGVAHLPMLSGPLRERAVAGASSQAASGAAEVARRVDARRAEVQSLALKLAATPDVLSAVAALQPASRAPAPRTPRDRGGDDDSPAGPQPLTAERFAAVRTAAQAVLPKELKNAVVAVVAQDAQFHAVAAGEPSSDTAKLDVAAVAKAGTTVLEAFGAPHVFASVPLMWNGDSRTGPLATLVVGAPLVDEGTLQAAVDASGVAALALVKGDAVVGAAGAEKALAEGSLAQVAAGASGVVLRSGQLQDFGPVKLPAFTNGDFMGGQAPLMVGSRRALEGTPVEVLAVADTRAVMGALAGYQQSALMGLAGLLVLSLVWTVLMGSGRSGDDVQGNSDTLSLSAAMAAAAPPMQAAPQPMQAAPQQMQAADAFAMPPPAPTPAPLADPFSMPAPAPAPSADPFAMAPPVPAPMGDPFSMSPPHQAPMGDPFSLPPPAAAPVSPAADRFSAADPFGAPDAFPFPAPPPASAATPFAAASSMPFEPDPAAFPPVEPLTPASPRRGAFAFEDQPTAAYSLQQAADPFALASAQTPDNPETTRVAAIPRELLQASVRPPTSEAIPMPAPRSSVAPPPAAIPLPGMGNSAVALSEEQHFQEVFREFLTTRERCGEPADGLTYDKFVQKLRKNKEQLVQKYACKTVRFQVYVKEGKAALKATPVKD, from the coding sequence ATGGTCCGCCTCAAGTTCCTCGTCTTCGCATTCCTGGTCATCGGACTGGGCGTTGCTCACCTGCCGATGCTGTCGGGACCGCTGCGCGAGCGCGCCGTGGCGGGAGCCTCGTCTCAGGCCGCCAGTGGCGCCGCCGAGGTGGCGCGTCGCGTGGACGCCCGCCGCGCCGAAGTGCAGTCGCTGGCCCTGAAGCTGGCCGCCACGCCGGACGTGCTCTCCGCGGTGGCCGCGCTGCAGCCGGCTTCTCGCGCGCCCGCGCCGCGCACCCCCCGCGACCGCGGTGGCGATGACGACAGTCCGGCCGGTCCGCAGCCCCTGACGGCCGAGCGCTTCGCCGCGGTGCGCACCGCCGCCCAGGCCGTGCTGCCCAAGGAGCTGAAGAACGCGGTGGTGGCGGTGGTGGCGCAGGACGCGCAGTTCCACGCCGTCGCGGCCGGCGAGCCGTCCTCGGACACCGCGAAGCTGGACGTGGCGGCGGTGGCGAAGGCCGGCACGACGGTGCTGGAGGCCTTCGGCGCCCCGCACGTGTTCGCGTCCGTGCCGCTCATGTGGAATGGAGACTCGCGCACCGGGCCGCTGGCCACGCTGGTGGTGGGCGCGCCGCTGGTGGACGAGGGCACGCTGCAGGCCGCCGTGGACGCGTCCGGCGTCGCGGCGCTCGCGCTGGTGAAGGGTGACGCGGTGGTGGGCGCCGCTGGCGCGGAGAAGGCGCTGGCGGAGGGTTCGCTGGCGCAGGTCGCGGCCGGAGCGAGCGGTGTGGTGCTGCGCAGCGGTCAGCTCCAGGACTTCGGGCCGGTGAAGCTGCCCGCCTTCACGAATGGCGACTTCATGGGCGGCCAGGCGCCGCTGATGGTGGGCTCTCGCCGCGCGCTCGAGGGCACCCCGGTGGAGGTGCTCGCGGTGGCCGACACCCGCGCGGTGATGGGCGCGCTGGCGGGCTACCAGCAGAGCGCGCTGATGGGCCTGGCGGGGCTGCTGGTCCTCTCGCTGGTGTGGACGGTGCTGATGGGCTCGGGCCGCTCGGGTGACGACGTCCAGGGCAACTCCGACACGCTGAGCCTGTCGGCCGCCATGGCCGCCGCCGCGCCGCCGATGCAGGCCGCGCCGCAGCCGATGCAGGCCGCGCCGCAGCAGATGCAGGCCGCGGATGCGTTCGCCATGCCTCCTCCGGCGCCGACGCCGGCGCCCCTGGCGGACCCGTTCTCCATGCCCGCGCCCGCGCCGGCTCCCTCGGCGGACCCGTTCGCCATGGCGCCTCCGGTCCCCGCGCCCATGGGGGACCCGTTCTCCATGTCCCCTCCGCACCAGGCGCCCATGGGGGACCCGTTCTCGCTGCCGCCTCCGGCCGCCGCTCCGGTGTCCCCCGCGGCGGACCGGTTCTCCGCTGCGGACCCGTTCGGCGCGCCCGACGCATTCCCGTTCCCCGCGCCGCCTCCCGCTTCGGCGGCCACGCCGTTCGCCGCGGCGTCGTCCATGCCCTTCGAGCCGGACCCCGCGGCCTTCCCGCCCGTGGAGCCCCTGACCCCGGCGTCCCCGCGCCGTGGCGCGTTCGCCTTCGAGGACCAGCCCACGGCGGCGTACTCGCTGCAGCAGGCGGCGGACCCGTTCGCCCTGGCGTCCGCGCAGACGCCGGACAACCCGGAGACGACGCGCGTGGCGGCGATTCCGCGCGAGCTGCTCCAGGCCAGCGTCCGTCCGCCGACGTCGGAAGCCATCCCCATGCCCGCGCCGCGCTCGTCGGTGGCGCCGCCCCCGGCCGCGATTCCGCTGCCCGGCATGGGCAACTCCGCGGTGGCGCTCTCCGAGGAGCAGCACTTCCAGGAGGTCTTCCGCGAGTTCCTCACCACCCGCGAGCGGTGCGGTGAGCCGGCCGACGGACTGACCTACGACAAGTTCGTGCAGAAGCTCCGCAAGAACAAGGAGCAGCTCGTCCAGAAGTACGCATGCAAGACGGTGCGCTTCCAGGTCTACGTGAAGGAGGGCAAGGCCGCCCTCAAGGCCACGCCCGTCAAGGACTGA